The Heyndrickxia vini genome contains a region encoding:
- a CDS encoding OsmC family protein, with the protein MEEHRFHLTANWTGGRNSVGEINAGNLNTQISIPPEMDGPGIGTNPDEMLLGAAATCYIITLAAMLERRNIPVASLTQHSEGIVEVDKGVITYKKIIHRPNVVLKKEYPMDQIEKVKQLAERAEKSCMISRAIQGNVEIELEAIVVIEN; encoded by the coding sequence ATGGAAGAACATCGTTTTCATTTAACAGCAAATTGGACAGGTGGAAGAAATAGTGTTGGTGAAATAAATGCCGGTAATTTAAACACACAAATTTCGATTCCGCCTGAAATGGATGGTCCGGGAATTGGAACAAACCCAGATGAAATGCTCCTTGGAGCAGCAGCAACATGCTATATTATTACACTTGCAGCAATGTTAGAAAGACGAAACATTCCTGTTGCTAGTTTAACCCAACATTCAGAAGGAATTGTGGAAGTTGATAAAGGGGTTATTACATATAAAAAAATCATTCATCGTCCAAATGTCGTCTTGAAAAAAGAATATCCAATGGATCAAATAGAAAAAGTGAAGCAGCTGGCAGAACGGGCGGAAAAAAGTTGTATGATTTCAAGAGCCATTCAAGGTAATGTTGAAATTGAATTAGAAGCAATTGTCGTAATCGAAAACTAA